DNA sequence from the Gopherus evgoodei ecotype Sinaloan lineage chromosome 3, rGopEvg1_v1.p, whole genome shotgun sequence genome:
CTACCAAGATCAAGGCCCCTTTGCTCCAGGGACTGCACGAACACAGAGCTGGAGGCAGCCCCTACCCTGAAAAGCACCATCTACAATGgacaaggggtgggaggggaaactgaggcacgaagcagggggaagggacttgcccgtGGTCACGCagtagatcagtggcagagctgggaagggaacccaggtgtGTTCCACACTGCCTCAGTGACAGGGCGCAGACTCTTCCTCCCTCATCCACCTTGTTGCTGGAGTGAGGGAGAAGCTGACCGGCCTGGAGCCATAACTCTCCTGTTCAGGGGCTGGATTGTTTCACTAATCAGTGTTTCTCCATTCCCAGCTGTTGTATCCTCCCTCCAAaccctctgcagcatgaggttccCCCGTtagctctctccttccccagcacaaACCCTACCCGTGCCTGCCCTAAACCAACTGGGAGCACTAGGCCCTGCTCTCGCTCCTGGGGCACGGTTGGGGCTCGTTCTCAGGCACCAGGGCtcggcccccccacccccactttctCTCTAGGGTGGGACATCCAGGAAAAGCAGCAACGAACCAGAACCGCCCGTGAGGCTCTTCCAGATCCACGGAACCGACCAGTCCAACACCAAAGCCGTGGAAGTCCCGGCGTTCGCCTCGTCGCTCAACTCCAATGACGTCTTCCTGCTTCGGACCCAGACCGAGCACTATCTGTGGTACGGCAAGGTAAGGGGTGGCCTGGCGCCGGCCGGGCAGCCAGCGGGAAGCGAACCCCCCGCGAGTGTTCCTCTCCTGTCGCTGTGTGCCAGCTTCTCTCCTTGCCCGCCAGGGCTCCAGCGGGGACGAGCGGGAAATGGCGAAGCAGCTGGCTGCAACCATCTGTGACAGCACCCAGGAAACCGTGGCCGaggggcaggagccagcagcgttctgggaagtgctgggaggcaAAGTCCCTTACGCCAGTGATAAAAGGTAGCAGAGCACAGAGAGGGTTGCGCTGATGGTCTCAGCCAGGGAGGGTTGCTGAAGGAGCTGTGTGTTGCAGGCTCCAGCAGGAGGTCCCAGATCACCCGCCCCGGCTCTTTGAATGCTCCAACAAGACCGGACGCTTCGTGGTGACGGAAGTGACCGACTTCGGTCAGGATGACCTGAGCGAAAGCGACGTCATGCTGCTCGACACGTGGGACCAGGTGCGCTGGGAGAGCAAAAGCCACCGTCTTCCATTTGCCCAGccccaaacaggagctcctgttGGCCAGGAAAATCCCTGGGACTTGGGTTTTCCAGAGGGCTTTTTAATTAAAGACACATCAGCTGTCCCAATGTGAGAGTTGCCCAGAAGTGGGATAGTGGAGGGGTTGGCTACAGGtcgggggcagtggggggggtccTGGTAGAAATGTCTGAAGAACTTGgagctggactagcaggggggctgcgggtcaggattgaggggcactggtagagttggggggaacccaggactGGACAATGCATAAATCCCagctgaggttctctggcctgttagGCAGGAGGTCAACCAGGTTATTACAAccggcccttctggccttaagctccAGCTCCAGTCCTGTTCCTGGCTAATTTGCATTCCACTGACCAGAGAGACTTTTCCCCTTGCAGGTCTTCTTGTGGCTCGGGACGGACGCTAACGCCACGGAGAAGGAGGCAGCGCTGGCCACTGCTCAGGAATATCTCCGCACCCACCCCAGTGGGAGGGACACTGACACGCCTATCTTGGTGGTCAAGCAGGGCTTTGAGCCCCCTAACTTCACTGGGTGGTTCGTAGCCTGGGACCCACACAAATGGAGCGTGAGTATAAACAAGGTGGAAGGCTGGTGGGAGAGTGGGGCGggaggctccagccgggagacgGGGCAGGGTTTCTCACGCTCATCTGCTGCTCTGGATTAGAGTGCACAGTCTAGGGGCACCTGCCTCTGCTTTCTGCTAACACAGGGCCTGGCCTTGAGCAGATGGGGAAAGGAAACTGAGCCTGAGACTAGCAGGGCCCAGTGAGGGCTTTTTGGTTGCTGATAAGGAGCCAACGGGGGAGATTGTTGAGGGCACCCAGGGCAGTCAGCTGCCCAGTatccactgcctttccccagaGGCTGGAGGCCTGGCTGATCTCCACACTCAAGTCTCCAGTTTCTTCTCTCCTCTCGCTGGGGTGGGAACAATGGAGAATGTAAACAGGGGAGGAGAAAGTCACAACACAAGGAATAAGGCTGGGCCAGAGGACAAGTCACTCACTTCCAGCAGCTTAGATCACTTGGTCAACTGAGTGTGAACAAACATGCATTTGAATAGGGCTAAATGTAACtatctaggaacaaggaagggAGGCCATCCCTCCGGTGTGGGGGACTCTAGCCTGGGGAGCATGACGGCCAAGCAGCTGATCATGACCTCCCAGTGTGATGCggtggccaaaagagttaatgtgATCCTGGGCTGCATCACCTGGTGAATCTTGAGTAGGAGGAGAGAAGTTATTTTGGCTCCGTAtctggcactggtgcgactgctgctggaatcctgtgtcctgttctggtgcccacaattcaagaaggatgttgataaattggagacagggcagagaagAACCACgcgaatgattaaaggattagaaacctgcCTTATGGTGATAGACTcacagagctcaatctatttatcattGTCTGTAATtacctacgtggggaacaaatatttcaccACGGGTTCTtcactctagcagagaaaggtagaacacgatccactggctggaagttgaagctagacgtgttcagacaggaaataaggcgtAAGCTTTTAATAGTGAGAGTCATTAACCAGTGGAACCATTTccccagggtcatggtggattctccttcaTTGACggtttttaaatcaagcttggcCATTTTTCTGaatgatctgctctaggaattattttggggcactTCTCCGGCCTgttacaggtcagactagatgatcacaatggtgccttctggctttGGAGACTTGCTGACAAGGGATTCACTCAAGCTGCTCTCTCCTCCTCTAGTTGCATGCCCAGGTTGACCACAGGAGTTCCCAGTTCTGGTACAGTAACAACTGGACAGTCCTGTACCCACTTGGGCACCTCCCCGTGAACAGGGCAAGACTCCTCCCACCCTGTTGTTGCTATACAACATGGCTATATGGCTAATGGGTGAGCTGTGGGGTTCTCAGCTTTCTGTGTTCTTCCAGGAAGGGAAGACTTACGAGCAGCTGAAGGAGGAGCTGGGAGATGCTTCTGCCGTTGTCAGGATCACAGCCGTGAGTTGTGTTTGTGCTGTAGGGGGGAGGGAGGCGGCCGGAACTGGGAGGGATTCAGCTCAGGTGGCCAAAGATAGGGATGACTTCCAGGAAGCAAAATGAGCCCACATcaccccctgctgcagaacacGGGGTGGGATATGTCCCCTCCTGCCAGGTTAGGTGTCTAGTCCTCTGGGGAGTCACACAGAGAATCTGCACACTGCTACTCCCCTACCTGGTCTCTCCTTGCCCCACTGTGCCCATACTTACAACTTATAGCGAGGTTGTGGGCAAACTGTCCTACGTGCCCTGACCACATCCACTGGGTCTTTCCTGCCTTTTTCATGCAAGACCTTGGGCTGGGCAGCCACCCGCCAGGCTAAAGCGCTGAGCACCTGCTGCTCCCAGTAATCTCCTCAAAACTGCTACAAATCAGCCCCTAAGTGCCTAGACAAACTGCTGTGCTCAGGCAGAGAGCTGAAGCGACAACCCACTACATTTACCTAGCACCTTCCAGCTAGAGAGAGCCCAAGGCACACTGCAAATGGCACACGTAGGAATGCCTTCCcctgccagagaaatgcagccacctctggcgtAGAACACAACAGCGGTTTAACAGTGCAGAGCAAAACGAGCCCATTTCTGGGCACAGATGACGTGGGATCTTGTAGCTACGTAAAACTGTAAGGGGACCCGCAGGGCGGCTGAATGCAATTAAAGGGATGCCAGCAAAAACAGCTGGACCCCGGGGCTCTTTCATGCAGCCACTTAACTGAGTTAGGACCAAAGTCTCAGGGGAGAGGGGCATGCCTCTCCTGAGCTAGCGAACTTGACGTGCTCTGCGGTGTTTCTCCTTCCACCCATGCTGCGTAGGATCTGAACGGGACggctctctcccccagccctggggcccagaGTGCTGGCGCGGCTCAGATCTACCCTCTAGAAGTGCTAACCAACCAGAAGGAGGAACTGCCTGGAGACGTAGATCCTGCCAAGAAAGAGGTGAGCTTTGGGGACCAGGCACTTGGGCTCAGATCCTGCAGGGATTTAGCCCCCCgacacccactgatttcaacaggcatCTAAACCCCTTTTGGGAAGCCAGGCCTGGCTCGCTGATGTGGAAGGGTTTTGAAAACCTTCCTTCCCGCCAGCAGCCCCCTAAAGGAGCTGAGGGTTTACTGGAGAGGCCTAGAGGGGAAGAGCAAGTACCCACGGCACTAGCTCTTGCTAGCTCAGCTTTCTGCTGCCAGAGGCCGAgtccccacccagcaccccctcagCTCTATGGAAACGCAGCCTGGCCTCCTTTCCTACCTAGCTACACCCCCTTCCCACGGccactgcaccccaccccacccctgctaaCCTGCCCAGCCTTTTCTCTGCCAGAATCACCTCTCCGAAAGTGACTTTGTGGCTGTGTTTGGAATCAGGAGGGAGGAATTTGCTGCTCTTCCCAGCTGGAAGCAGATCAACTTGAAGAAGGAAAAAGGGCTCTTCTAAGGAAGAGAGCAGTGCGCCCAGCCAACCGGTGGAGAACATCCAGAGCCCCACATCATAGGGGTGGGCTCTGGCTCACCGGGGCTATGCCACACCTGGGACTGAAGCAGTAAGGGACAGGAGAGGGGAGGTAGTTTTTACTCTTGCAAGTGTATTCGATCAGCTGATAGTTTAGCTTTTTATACCCATTTACGGTCATTTCCTTTGTGGCCGCGCAGCCACGCATGCGGGCTGCAGTTCAGCTTCACCCGGCCAGCCAAGCGCAGGAGGCTGGAAAACAAAATACTACGTACCACTAGCTCCGGCTTCCAGACGTCAGCAATTGTCTCAAACGTTTAGTGCTGCTGGCGGGACAGCGGTACCTGCTGGTATCTCCTCTCCGGAGGAGCACCGCACGCAGGTGATGCTAGTTTGCAAACAGCAGAAGGTCCAGTTCTAGCACATCTTCTGCCTGTAGCCTCCCCGCCtgggtcactttttaaaaataaagatgtatCATATGAACTAGAGGCTGTGCCTTAATGCTTACTACCAAGCAAGCTGGGTGGACAAATCTGTGCGTGAGTGATATCCAACAGCGTTGCGGCTGGCACTCAATCCCCTAGTGCCCGGGCGGCTTTCTCCTAGGACCTGCCAAGAAGTTCTTTACCCCTATTTCTTCAGTCCTGCCTCTGCCCACATTGAGTCTTAAACAGACTCAAGATCCACAAATCCCAGCCTACTGCTACACCTCAGCAGCTGGGCCTTTAACTGAGTCACCAAGCTACAAGCACCCCAAGGCTGTGAAGTGTCACAGCTGCAGCCAGTAACAGATCAGGCTCCCCCTTGACTGGATGCAGCAGTGTCTCAAAATGCACCCTCGTGCACTGCAGCTCTGTCTCCAGGGGAGCGGCTCACGCTGTAGCAGAGACACACCTGGCCAGAGATCTATTACAGGCTGAAACAATTTCCTCCAGGCAAAAATCGTGGCCCCTTTTATCACAGGTTGGAGCCAGCTGAAGAGGAAGGTGGCAGTCCTGCATACAGGCCAAATACTCACTACTGGTTGGGCTGGGATCAAGTGGAATCTTCTCCAGCTGGCTAGCCAAGCACTGGAGCCTTCTTCCTAGTGGGCAGCATACACGGCCCCGTACGCTGCACCTGCTGAAGAAACAGCTTGTGCCCCTTGAAACATCACTCAGTTCCCTGGCAAGATCGCGTGCGCCCAGGGGCAGGAACTGTTCTTCGGGTGGGTCTAAGCAACATCAGGCAACAGCCCCGCAGTACTGCTAGCTGGCTGCCCTACACTGTTGTTGTCCAGGGGAGTGGATGTGAGCGAAGGGGCTAGTCTGGTTTTGTGGGAGTAGCTTAAGAGGAGGAGAGTCTGGGATCAGCGGATGGATATTGGTCTAAATGGTTAAACCTCAGAGGGTCCCTATCCTGGCCCCATGGGGTTAAGATTATTTCAATATATGCTCCAGCAGTCTGTGCATGTAGCCTGAACCATCAGTCATGATCCAACGCTCCCTGCTGACTTCCCTAGAAACAGGCCAGCCCATTGGATATAAAATGCCCTCATATGCTTAGTACAGGACAGTTACCAAGGTCCTTTAATGCTTTGCAAAAAAAAGTTACCTGTATGAAATGTCCAGCACATGTGAGATTAATTCACTATTGATCCTGTCTCATAATTATTTCCTTACTGATCCGATATGTAAATGCCTGGCCCACGGCCGCAGACGTGAGATTACGAAGAGTTTTCTTCCTGTGCGAGACGTTGCTGCGTCTCTTCCACTTCTGGTATCTCTGTGTCCTCTCCGCACTCAAACCGCACAAAGTCCAGCACAGACACACCTTGGGGCTGCACGTACTGGCCCAGGGTAACGCTGGGGTCCAGCAAGAAAGGTTGAGCAAGCATTTTGGTTTCCGTGTCTCCGCCAGGTTCATCCTCCAGAGATCCCACCGACAGAGGGGCCATTCCCACTACATGCTGACCCAGCCTCCGGCCTAGATCAGCAAGATTTGACTTCTGGCTCTGCTCAGAGGCTTGGCAGATCACTAAGGCACCATACTTCCCAAGCGCCACATTAGACAGGGAGGGACTATCCACTGGCAGCGCCCCATGGACGTAAGAGCCAATGTAGTAGGTCGCTGGCACGGCCACCCAGGCAGCCCTCTTGATAGCCATGTTCTCCCCGAGTTTACCTTTAAAAACCCAAAACAAGAACAGGTCTTATTTCACTCTGAAAGATACAGATCAGGCCAAGTGTTCAGGGGCAGGGCCATTTGCTGCAGCTTtctgccctctcctgccccaccttTGAGATGTCAGGTTCCTTGGTAGTTTTACTACTTTGCAGCAGCACAACTTCTGAGTGCCTGAGAGTGGTTATAGGACAGTTCACAGAATTTAATGGTCCCCAGTTAAGCCTCACTGCATCCTCCGTGCTGTCAGAGGCATCGGCACAAACGGTTTCCATGAGGCTGGAAACAGACAAGACTCATGGCAGTCAGCCCCGTGAACGCAGGACGAAAGGTGGAATCCTCCCAGCGGAAGGGGTTTCTTAGTCAATCCCACACAAGGCTGACAAAAGCCACACAATCGCCTCCCTGATTTGTATTTCTAACCGGCATCTGGTACTAGAGCACCCACCTATAGCTAGAGCCAGCTGGTCGCTGAGCAAACATCCAGCAGGCCCAGTCCGCAGTTGAGAAAGCTCAGCTGCCTTCATGAAACGCTGAAAGAGATGAGAGACAATGGGTTAACTGCAAGCCGCTATACTCTGGGAGAGCAggagcctcccacccccagcaactCCAAGAGATACCTCACGCAGTGTAGTCTCACACAGCACCGCAGACAACCTCCTATTCAATCGACTTCTACACGTTGGAGATTACGCAGAACAAATTCCTCCAACACTTCATAATATCCCCTTAATCCAAACAAGGATTTTGAGGCAGGATAGCTGCTTCGCTGGGACATATCCCAGTAAAGTGGCTTAGCCGAATGCTCATGACTGGGAAGGATGTCTTAGTCAGGCCAGCATCAGCGAGAG
Encoded proteins:
- the TSFM gene encoding elongation factor Ts, mitochondrial, producing MQRVAVTGVCGPLRGGARPGPVVSWQPVCLFHAGLRAFAADKELLVKLRKKTGYSFLNCKKALEKFSGDSKQAEAWLHEQAQKEGWSKASKLQGRKTKEGLIGLLQEGNAAVMVEVNCETDFVARNVKFQQLVQQAATGTMFHHQGAKDHLTTYIKRFMKAAELSQLRTGPAGCLLSDQLALAIGKLGENMAIKRAAWVAVPATYYIGSYVHGALPVDSPSLSNVALGKYGALVICQASEQSQKSNLADLGRRLGQHVVGMAPLSVGSLEDEPGGDTETKMLAQPFLLDPSVTLGQYVQPQGVSVLDFVRFECGEDTEIPEVEETQQRLAQEENSS